aacgagccgttaaaggcagagagtgaaattcagtaaaTACacctagtttacagagatgctgtatgagaaaccaatgtgagtttggaaaattgcacgatataaatatattctagtagacctcaacaatggaattatgatcagtggaaatggccatgacatgtctcCTTTAAATCACTTCTGTGAGTTTCGCCCCGCCCCTCGCTCCAATGATCATTAGACCATTTAGAAAGGTAAAAAAACAgacctctcagacgctcttccgcttactggtgtaataaataaaaacaaatggacCGTAGGTACACGGATTAGGGCGACACCATCTGGTCACAACTTTAAATATGTTACCCTGTTTATGTGCAAATAAAGAACTCTCACTGGTTCAGAACCTTTTTCCTAAAGTGagtctcttttcttttctgaCATTATGGGTATTTCActttatattaaatacataacaaTAAGAGTGCATTACATCTAATACACTTTACTATGAATCCAGAACAATACAACTGCAGGAGTATGGATACAGCGAGATGTGTGCATGCATTTTGAGCAGATTTGGGCAGAATCCAGCAGAGTGGACCGTGCTGTTCATCCTATGTAATCTATATGTAAAGATAAAAGTCTATATATTTAAGATAAAGCTGTGAAACAATCTCAATAATTGGCAgcaaaaatgtaaggttttttTAATTGACATAAAAGGATACATGTTGAGATAGGAAGTTCTAATATCTTAAGAGAAGAGCTTGAATATTAAAAACACAAACTCTTTTGGCTCCTTCCTGTCTTTCTACTTGGTCTTTCTTGGCTTTGTACTGGCTATCTTCTAGCTCTATTCAGGTTTCTGGAGTTTTTTTCTAGCTCTGTCCCTGATCATTATCAGAACCTGAAGGCTCtataccaggggtgcccaaccttttttgaaccgagagctacttttaaagttgccagtctgccgatatctaccagtccaaatagagaggcgtagccattactgacagcctactaccaggtaaatacacacttctacttgtatacaactgacctttgtacgattaatacttcataaaatacttcagatcctttatcttgttgcattttagtagattataaaaagaaatgcctttaaaataggatgcaagcaacactagttaattaacctgaattgattatagactataatcaatttaagtttgcattcttatactattttgtacaataattataatgaataagttcaaacaaactcaaacttacagctgattaataatggtatctaacttgagtttttatcatatcaaaaacctgttttaatgctactgttatttttactgtccacCAAAAgcacgtcggcagcctccaggaatgcttctttcacaacttcatgTGTTACGCAAGAACGAGACTGACATgttaagatgctatggtagcagccttgttgttgggcctggtgaaaatggactgctgtgctgcatttagctgtcctttcaggcccctcgccttttgggagcgtagggcagaattaggagggaattccgtctcgtagcgtttgtgcactgttttgaaatgccgctcctaaattacccttcttcgataaagccacgctcgcattgcagatgagacagatggactttgaattggaatagatacaaacatAATCATCTTCCCACtctgagtgaaaattatatatgttttgcttctgccataattggggtcttgtgtgtgtgcggactgtcactcctgttgacacggacaacgttagcgaactagtgcactgcccactgctcactgctcaccagccacgccccgacaaatggggtcacgccggccaatcacaaagctttgatgcgttcaagtgcattattctgtcacaggaagattatgttacaggacattaacgataaaacagaatattgttgttctatttttagacacatctcgcgatcgactaaCCTCTTCACATTCTGTTGAAATGGTCAATTACTAGCCATATCTTACACATTGCTGTTTTGAATCATTAATATGTGGATGACAGTTGAACTGGATGATGTAACATGTATGCCATCTGCTGGAAAGAAGACATATCGCACTGTTGGCGTTGTTTAGACAACAAAAACGGAAGGAAGCTCTCATTTCATAAACAATATTTGAGTACAGacaccgtcctgcagagagcacacTACCCAACAGCACGTTTTTGGTCTAGCATCACTTTACAAAACATTTGCATTAAGACACTAAGACTAGCTGGTCCCTTGTAAAGGTGagtccaccttaaatgagcagtCGGTGAACAGCAGGACACAGGAACTTGGTCCTGAGGAGAtgtaacgattattaaacaagaaataGTCGAGTCAAGGGGTCAAAGAAAATGAAGATTTGTGATTATTAGCGAATCGGTTGCAGGTGGGTGAAATCAGGCTTAGGGAGTTACGTATTACACGTAACGGCATTAGGTCATCAGGATACAAAATAGACAAATGTATTCCCTGACCTTTACAGAAGCAgctgacgaccaacacacttaTGTCTTTTAAAACGATTATGCCATTTAAATCTTTTCTCACAAACATTGCAGCTCTATTTTTCCTCTCCTgcgtggactctcatgtgtttctttaaatttccactctgtgaaaaagctttcttacagactgagcagctgtgtgctttctctcctgtgtggactctcatgtgtgtctttaaatttccactctgtgaaaaagctttcttacagactgagcagcggtgtggtttctctcctgtgtggactctcatgtggttCTTTAAATTatcactctgtgaaaaagctttcttacagactgagcagctgtgtgctttctctcctgtgtggactctcatgtgttcttTAATTGTCACTCTGTTAAaatgctttcttacagactgagcagctgtgtgtttctctcctgtgtggaatcTCATGTGGTTCTTTAAACTATCACTccttgaaaaagctttcttacagactgagcagctgtgtgctttctctcctgtgtggactctcatgtgtttctttaaatctccataatgtgaaaaagctttcttacagactgagcagctgtgtggtttctctactgtgtggactctcatgtgtgcctttaaatGCCCACTCTgtaaaaaagctttcttacagactgtgcagctgaatggtttattttcagcactaggttgtggatcactgacagattcatgtctatttttcagtgagtttgagcctgatgcaggttctctggcctccttccaatcagcactgtcttcagtgccaggttcagaagagtctccagtgtcgtcctcagtctttggttgtaaacggctctctggatctgagctcctggctggttctggtcctcgacagtcatctccatcagcttctgtttccatgtgttcagtttgtctttgatcaggctgagaggactgaggtttctctttatcatcttcactcttcacagggtcagtAGTGAAAGTGGACTCGGTGATCTCAGCCTCCTCCAGttcctgaagctgctctccctcctgactgatcctgagttcctcctgttcctgcttaatgtgtggggggggcacTGGGTCCTCCGGGTCCAGACTggtgctccactcctgctggtcagggagaaactcttctttaaccaccaccagcagctggacatctgcaggaaacaggaaacacactgtcagaacaaactgttaagtgttagcatttaaaaatctaatcaccattacaatgggagacattttgcagccctaattaatgcctttgtttttatattttcacattatctttcttagt
This genomic window from Pseudochaenichthys georgianus chromosome 16, fPseGeo1.2, whole genome shotgun sequence contains:
- the LOC139435419 gene encoding zinc finger and SCAN domain-containing protein 23-like yields the protein MERETVCLTELDLVNMSKVQMLLSLKKQRLTAAAEEIFALFEKTIAEYEEELSLSKEENKRLQKLLDAVLQPQLRIPRADVQLLVVVKEEFLPDQQEWSTSLDPEDPVPPPHIKQEQEELRISQEGEQLQELEEAEITESTFTTDPVKSEDDKEKPQSSQPDQRQTEHMETEADGDDCRGPEPARSSDPESRLQPKTEDDTGDSSEPGTEDSADWKEAREPASGSNSLKNRHESVSDPQPSAENKPFSCTVCKKAFLQSGHLKAHMRVHTVEKPHSCSVCKKAFSHYGDLKKHMRVHTGEKAHSCSVCKKAFSRSDSLKNHMRFHTGEKHTAAQSVKVTEEDRDFLRFLWWPEGDFTREIQEYRMTVHLFGAVSSPSCASYALRKTADDNKSDFSAETVEAVKRNFYVDDCLMGLGSEKAAIQMVEDLNALCKRGGFVLEKWISNSRAVLETIA